From the Lolium rigidum isolate FL_2022 chromosome 2, APGP_CSIRO_Lrig_0.1, whole genome shotgun sequence genome, one window contains:
- the LOC124687254 gene encoding V-type proton ATPase 16 kDa proteolipid subunit-like, translating into MATSVFSGDETAPFFGFLGAAAALVFSCMGAAYGTAKSGVGVASMGVMRPELVMKSIVPVVMAGVLGIYGLIIAVIISTGINPKAKPYFLFDGYAHLSSGLACGLAGLAAGMAIGIVGDAGVRANAQQPKLFVGMILILIFAEALALYGLIVGIILSSRAGQSRAD; encoded by the exons ATGGCCACGTCCGTGTTCAGCGGCGACGAGACGGCGCCCTTCTTCGGGTTcctgggcgcggcggcggcgctggtctTCTCGTGCATGGGCGCGGCGTACGGCACGGCCAAGAGCGGCGTCGGGGTCGCGTCAATGGGCGTCATGCGCCCGGAGCTGGTCATGAAGTCCATCGTGCCCGTCGTCATGGCGGGGGTGCTCGGCATCTACGGactcatcatcgccgtcatcaTCAGCACCGGGATCAACCCCAAGGCCAAGCCGTACTTCCTCTTCGACGGATACGCGCACCTCTCCTCCGGGCTCGCATGCGGCCTCGCTGGACTCGCCGCTGGAATGGCAATCGGCATCGTCGGCGACGCTGGTGTCAG GGCGAATGCTCAGCAGCCAAAATTGTTCGTGGGCATGATCCTCATCCTCATCTTTGCCGAAGCGCTTGCACTGTATGGCCTCATTGTCGGTATCATCTTGTCATCTCGTGCTGGTCAATCCCGAGCAGACTAG
- the LOC124692361 gene encoding uncharacterized protein LOC124692361 — protein MQYHHHRSRLPPPPPPPFGRGGGAVYPRGGHKQLYAPPPPPRRLPLPAPPPPPPPHRRHEVLMEAGRLAAEYLVSTGALPPSSLQRGGGDAWAVPPPPPPPPLPQQLQEPPAFYGRRRYDDAYCNNPATRPRRSNSTSSSSNTRDNFDYSNGGISYNGRGKRKYGEYRRGHLDWGRDREQEKGRSTSNGRRYEEDNDDDGAPGFRMDRRGNDEARSCVTEEVKEATPSMAAKAVTQLEMEDTRSNAVSSNGNNHVRKDADAQEPEVQSDNEDGDMEENKVVLSSESEMVENGMDTNGDANAASTIAVMEEAEAKLSLDGKGVDEEAEDNGNVSCGTSLDPIALDDDMPNLENGLHVDNRSLLTHCDFAKAPTKPRSVRPHRKAATETVDPVSSGEASQMVVDEAANERSLTNTPSDNREDQTCQENTGSSTACNEITEPTLLQENKTSVVAENMREDSKDAQLHVVQESKEETAVSPLTTSHKDSSMKENDLSPLAASCKDGLMQETNLSTFRETLEDSVIEETDLSPLIDSPNDSLIEEAGLSSLADSHNDNLIEESDLSPLAAYHEVRLMQETDLHQVMSLHEDNLNLQFKEGAQICDTEMLPEDVDLIELSGQKNTVGVELFTNAETKTIIKMEEEEEKLDQPSSFRIHNNPGFGRSVPGSSVEPHKHLQEDFGARAGDNVSGTNNVYQDPLGNNSVQVFDIEDDTQIEVAGFDSSQAKNDMTCSSMDGMMHPGIHTDDLPVIQDGYNLALSDYLVADIPCFTSMQPDLQASICANDSEGIPVMDDPIYGSLTDIGFLDVWGQPAEDFGKFF, from the exons ATGcagtaccaccaccaccgcagccgcctgccgccgccgcctccgccgccgttcggccgcggcggcggcgccgtgtaCCCCCGCGGCGGCCACAAGCAGCTGTacgcccctcctccacctcctcgccggcTGCCGCTTCCCgcaccgcccccgcccccgccgccgcaccGCAGGCACGAGGTGCTCATGGAGGCCGGCCGCCTCGCCGCCGAGTACCTGGTGTCCACGGGCGCGCTCCCGCCCTCCTCCTTGCAACGCGGGGGCGGCGACGCGTGGGCcgtccctccccctccccctcccccgccgCTGCCTCAGCAGCTGCAGGAACCCCCCGCGTTCTATGGCAGGAGGAGGTACGACGATGCGTACTGCAACAACCCTGCCACCCGACCTAGGCGGAGCAATAGcactagcagtagcagtaatactaGAGATAATTTTGATTACAGTAATGGTGGTATTAGCTACAAtgggagggggaagaggaagtatGGGGAGTACAGAAGGGGGCATTTGGATTGGGGTAGGGACAGGGAGCAGGAGAAAGGAAGGTCCACTTCCAATGGTCGACGCTATGAGGAAGACAATGATGATGACGGTGCTCCTGGGTTTCGGATGGATCGGCGGGGGAATGATGAGGCCAGGAGTTGTGTGACGGAGGAGGTGAAGGAAGCGACACCTTCGATGGCGGCAAAGGCTGTAACACAGTTGGAAATGGAGGATACCCGGTCGAACGCAGTGAGCTCCAATGGTAATAATCATGTTAGGAAGGATGCTGATGCTCAGGAGCCAGAGGTGCAGTCTGATAATGAAGACGGCGACATGGAAGAGAATAAGGTAGTTTTGAGTTCAGAGTCGGAAATGGTGGAGAACGGGATGGACACAAATGGTGATGCTAATGCCGCTTCAACTATAGCTGTTATGGAGGAAGCAGAGGCGAAACTTTCGCTAGATGGTAAGGGTGTGGATGAGGAAGCTGAAGATAACGGCAACGTTTCATGCGGGACTTCTTTAGACCCTATTGCCTTGGATGATGACATGCCGAATTTGGAAAATGGTTTGCATGTCGACAACAGGAGTTTGCTTACACACTGTGACTTTGCAAAAGCCCCAACGAAGCCCAGGTCAGTGCGCCCACATAGAAAGGCAGCAACTGAAACAGTTGATCCAGTTTCTTCTGGAGAAGCTTCCCAGATGGTTGTCGATGAAGCTGCAAATGAGAGATCTTTGACTAACACCCCGTCAGACAATAGAGAAGACCAAACCTGCCAAGAAAACACTGGCTCTAGCACAGCTTGCAACGAAATAACGGAACCTACGCTCCTCCAAGAAAACAAAACATCAGTTGTGGCTGAGAATATGAGAGAAGACAGTAAGGATGCACAACTCCATGTTGTCCAGGAATCCAAGGAAGAAACGGCTGTATCACCTTTGACAACTTCTCACAAGGATAGCTCGATGAAAGAAAACGACTTATCTCCATTGGCAGCTTCTTGCAAGGATGGCTTGATGCAAGAAACCAACCTATCTACGTTCAGAGAAACTCTTGAGGATAGTGTGATTGAAGAAACCGACCTTTCTCCATTGATCGATTCTCCAAATGATAGTTTGATTGAAGAAGCCGGCCTATCTTCATTGGCAGATTCACACAATGATAACTTGATTGAAGAATCTGACCTATCTCCATTGGCAGCTTATCATGAAGTTCGATTGATGCAAGAAACTGACTTACATCAGGTAATGTCTTTGCATGAAGATAACTTAAACCTGCAGTTCAAGGAGGGAGCTCAGATTTGTGATACTGAAATGCTGCCGGAAGATGTGGACTTGATTGAGTTGTCTGGTCAAAAGAACACTGTTGGTGTTGAACTGTTCACTAACGCGGAGACTAAAACTATCATCaaaatggaagaagaagaagaaaagctgGATCAACCCAGCTCATTTAGAATACATAATAATCCTGGATTTGGCCGCTCTGTACCAGGATCTTCTGTGGAGCCACATAAACATCTGCAAGAAGATTTTGGAGCTAGGGCAGGTGACAATGTCAGTGGTACAAATAATGTATACCAAGATCCATTGGGCAATAACTCTGTCCAAGTATTTGATATAGAAGATGACACACAAATTGAAGTTGCTGGCTTTGATTCTTCACAAGCAAA GAATGATATGACATGCTCTAGCATGGATGGCATGATGCACCCTGGTATACATACCGATGATCTTCCTGTTATTCAAGATGGTTACAATCTTGCACTTTCTGATTACCTCGTGGCTGATATACCATGCTTCACATCAATGCAACCTGATCTTCAAGCTAGTATCTGTGCCAATGATTCAGAG GGCATTCCAGTCATGGATGATCCAATATATGGGTCCCTCACTGATATAG GTTTCTTGGATGTTTGGGGGCAGCCAGCTGAGGACTTCGGGAAATTCTTTTAA
- the LOC124690112 gene encoding uncharacterized protein LOC124690112, with amino-acid sequence MARSLCVAPLEQGPDVFSVSVDANGRPSPTNRGSADESTDFEMAAAAPAPAPAAAPATGKRKRDLSEDDVYLILHKYSPTQVLTVLQEVSQHAERRRIDWRALVAKTATGITSARDYQMLWRYLAYGHDFVELVDQSAQPLGDESDLECEIEPSPTPSSEALAEASGFAKILMYGSSREQASSHRANPEVAVLNTPNEKIPRVPSDKQLGQSHRLTNGTGPVSNSKQASYTGLSLDPFDGNGPHKKKKKPKPWSKEEDADLTTGVHKCGEGNWHDILHKYSFDSARTAVQLSQRWAVISKRQGTTKPVNAKPASNFDIKATQKAFSMALGMPVRRPGLSALRTGISQQSTQHHAPVSGTATAELKSATSSSSLPLPVPVPVSAPVPVPVQVQMPLPQVQQAPAQVAPLRVSNTSNKSRNNTKKQAAQANLTNVPSSIQAAAIAAGGRIATPSVATNLLKAAQSTKAVHIRSRGTGSSKTSASSKSSTMAGESGPQPGSAQHPELPNCSAPAPSPSVLTTQSTEQVNVVPEVAGVNPPEQSASANLLEGDRTLSTTPVSGPCDSMEIDDDSTFCVVTMEDLFPEDVKQPDIVDPKAEEIIDPKAEEIIDPKADDIIDPKAEDIIDSKDADMLEFDRFVAQGCLGIDKSIGVRIAPGAQAAIASQKKQPKQLPTAGKSIPIFTAATMKKTKTLGSHGATFPPTVTSGGLVGTGNAGVLSKALGGQPTGPGTAAKQNRCQEIMSQKQHATNSKSNGMTKIAAPGAGTPARNAASGAGTLARNVAPGTGTLASNAVPGAGVPARNVAGSAVAQARNAAPIAGTPARNAATGTGAAVRNVSPGTGTLAKNMPPVAGAAARIVSPGTGTLGKIVAPGAGAPLRNASPGTGTLAKNTPPGVRAAARNVSPGTGTVAKNSAPATGAAARSAAPGTGALAKNTAPATGPPARNVAPGTGSPANRQYNLVVKVNNGASKGNPPASK; translated from the exons atggcccggtcactttgtgtcgccccgctggagcagggtccAGACGTATTTTCGGTCTCCGTGGACGCAAATGGTCgacc TTCCCCAACTAACCGCGGAAGCGCCGACGAATCAACAGACTtcgagatggcggcggcggctcctgctccggctccggcggcggcgccggcgacggggAAGCGGAAGCGGGATCTCTCCGAGGACGACGTGTACCTCATCCTCCACAA GTACTCGCCCACTCAGGTCCTGACGGTCCTTCAGGAGGTGTCGCAGCACGCGGAGAGGAGGAGGATCGACTGGAGGGCGCTGGTCGCCAAGACGGCCACGGGGATCACCTCCGCCCGCGATTACCAGATGCTCTGGCGCTACTTGGCCTACGGCCACGACTTCGTCGAGCTGGTCGACCAAAGCGCCCAACCTCTG GGCGATGAGAGCGACTTGGAATGTGAGATTGAACCCTCTCCTACCCCGAGCAGCGAGGCTCTAGCCGAGGCCTCAGGGTTCGCCAAG ATCTTAATGTATGGATCTTCACGTGAACAAGCTTCTAGTCATCGTGCTAACCCAGAAGTTGCTGTGCTAAATACTCCAAATGAGAAGATACCGCGTGTTCCATCTGACAAACAGCTTGGTCAGAGTCACCGTCTAACAAATGGTACAGGTCCAGTTTCCAACTCAAAACAGGCATCCTATACAGGGTTATCTCTTGATCCTTTTGATGGAAATGGACctcacaaaaagaaaaagaagcctAAACCATGGTCGAAAGAAGAGGATGCGGACTTAACGACTGGTGTACATAAGTGTGGTGAAGGAAATTGGCACGACATTCTGCATAAATATAGCTTTGATAGTGCAAGAACTGCTGTTCAATTATCTCAG AGATGGGCAGTAATTTCCAAGCGTCAAGGAACAACCAAGCCTGTTAACGCTAAACCAGCTTCGAACTTTGATATAAAAGCTACTCAAAAGGCATTTTCTATGGCTCTTGGTATGCCTGTGCGGAGGCCTGGATTATCTGCATTAAGAACAG GAATTTCACAACAAAGCACTCAACATCATGCTCCAGTATCTGGTACTGCAACAGCTGAGTTAAAATCCGCAACATCCTCTTCATCACTCCCATTGCCAGTACCAGTGCCAGTCTCAGCCCCCGTGCCTGTGCCAGTTCAAGTGCAGATGCCACTTCCTCAGGTGCAACAAGCTCCTGCCCAAGTTGCACCCTTAAGAGTGTCAAATACTTCAAACAAGTCAAGAAATAACACGAAGAAGCAAGCTGCACAAGCAAATCTTACAAATGTTCCTTCCTCGATACAAGCTGCAGCTATTGCTGCTGGTGGACGAATCGCCACACCTAGTGTGGCCACAAACTTGTTGAAAGCTGCACAATCTACGAAAGCTGTGCATATAAGATCTCGAGGAACAGGATCTTCGAAAACTTCTGCAAGCTCCAAATCATCCACTATGGCTGGTGAGTCTGGGCCACAGCCTGGTAGTGCTCAACACCCAGAACTTCCAAATTGTAGTGCCCCGGCACCATCTCCTTCTGTTTTGACTACACAGTCAACTGAGCAAGTTAATGTTGTGCCAGAAGTTGCAGGAGTTAATCCCCCGGAACAATCTGCTAGTGCAAATTTGTTGGAAGGTGATAGAACATTGAGCACCACACCAGTGTCTGGCCCATGCGACAGTATGGAGATCGACGATGACTCCACGTTCTGTGTAGTCACGATGGAGGACTTGTTTCCTGAAGATGTGAAGCAGCCAGATATTGTAGACCCCAAGGCTGAGGAGATCATAGATCCCAAGGCTGAGGAGATCATTGATCCCAAGGCTGACGACATCATAGATCCCAAGGCTGAGGACATCATAGATTCCAAGGATGCTGACATGCTGGAGTTTGATCGCTTTGTTGCCCAAGGATGCTTGGGTATAGATAAGAGCATAGGTGTCAGAATTGCTCCTGGAGCTCAAGCTGCCATTGCCAGCCAGAAGAAACAACCGAAACAGTTACCCACAGCTGGGAAAAGCATCCCTATTTTTACAGCAGCAACCATGAAGAAGACCAAAACTCTAGGTTCGCATGGAGCGACCTTTCCACCGACAGTCACCTCTGGTGGCCTTGTTGGCACAGGCAATGCTGGTGTGCTGAGTAAAGCATTAGGGGGGCAACCAACTGGTCCAGGCACCGCAGCAAAACAAAATAGGTGCCAAGAAATTATGTCCCAGAAGCAGCATGCcacgaactcaaaaagtaatggaATGACCAAGATTGCGGCTCCTGGCGCTGGAACACCAGCCAGGAATGCGGCTTCTGGCGCTGGAACACTAGCCAGGAATGTGGCTCCCGGCACTGGAACACTAGCCAGTAATGCGGTTCCCGGCGCCGGAGTACCAGCCAGGAATGTGGCTGGCAGCGCCGTAGCACAAGCCAGGAATGCAGCTCCCATTGCTGGAACACCAGCCAGGAATGCAGCCACCGGCACAGGAGCAGCAGTCAGGAATGTGTCTCCAGGCACTGGAACACTGGCTAAGAATATGCCTCCCGTTGCCGGAGCAGCAGCCAGGATCGTGTCTCCAGGCACTGGAACACTAGGTAAGATTGTGGCTCCCGGCGCTGGAGCACCACTCAGGAATGCGTCTCCAGGCACTGGAACACTAGCTAAGAATACGCCTCCCGGCGTCAGAGCAGCAGCCAGGAACGTGTCTCCAGGCACTGGAACAGTAGCTAAGAATTCAGCTCCCGCCACTGGAGCAGCGGCCAGGAGTGCGGCTCCAGGCACTGGAGCACTAGCTAAGAATACGGCTCCTGCGACAGGACCACCAGCTAGGAATGTGGCTCCCGGCACTGGATCGCCAGCTAATCGCCAATATAACCTGGTGGTGAAGGTGAATAACGGGGCTAGTAAGGGGAATCCACCAGCGAGCAAGTAG